One genomic segment of Nonomuraea coxensis DSM 45129 includes these proteins:
- a CDS encoding Acg family FMN-binding oxidoreductase has translation MSVSLVTEPGTRRLLEAAGQAPSVLNTQPWRFRVVHGEFVEVLADQDRRLRVSDPRGRSLHVSCGAALFNLRLAMRTAGHRPIVWLLPTPEEEPDLLAAVRMGMELPASAEHRELYDLIPVRRTSRLPFYDRALPRPVMAELRLAASREGAALLPLDRHATSDTLAYVAVAEDELAGDHDYRAELAAWTMPGALYDGVPAAAHGPRSLRDPSPVRDFGRQEYTARFEERPQLAVLATMGDRPADWLRAGQALQRVLLVAARHGVSASLLNQSLDLRDMRGRRDPHHRRGHPQAVIRFGYGPYVPGTPRRPAAELEIR, from the coding sequence ATGTCCGTCTCACTCGTCACCGAACCCGGCACCCGGCGACTGCTGGAGGCCGCCGGTCAGGCGCCGTCGGTGCTCAACACCCAGCCGTGGCGTTTCCGCGTGGTCCACGGGGAGTTCGTCGAGGTGCTCGCCGACCAGGACCGGCGGTTGCGCGTCAGCGACCCGCGCGGCCGCAGCCTGCACGTGAGCTGCGGCGCGGCGCTGTTCAACCTGCGGCTGGCGATGCGCACGGCCGGGCACCGGCCGATCGTGTGGCTGCTGCCGACGCCGGAGGAGGAGCCCGACCTGCTCGCGGCGGTGCGGATGGGCATGGAGCTGCCGGCCTCGGCGGAGCACCGCGAGCTGTACGACCTGATCCCGGTCCGCCGCACCAGCCGCCTGCCCTTCTACGACCGGGCCCTGCCCCGCCCGGTCATGGCCGAACTCCGGCTCGCGGCCTCGCGGGAGGGCGCGGCCCTCCTGCCCCTCGACCGGCACGCCACGAGCGACACGCTCGCCTACGTCGCCGTCGCCGAGGACGAGCTGGCCGGCGACCACGACTACCGTGCGGAGCTGGCCGCGTGGACGATGCCGGGCGCGCTGTACGACGGCGTGCCGGCCGCCGCGCACGGGCCGCGCTCCCTGCGGGACCCGTCCCCGGTCAGGGACTTCGGGCGGCAGGAGTACACGGCGCGGTTCGAGGAGCGGCCCCAGCTCGCCGTCCTCGCCACCATGGGCGACCGGCCCGCGGACTGGCTGCGCGCCGGTCAGGCCCTGCAGCGGGTCCTGCTCGTCGCCGCCCGGCACGGCGTGTCGGCCTCCCTGCTCAACCAGTCGCTCGACCTGCGCGACATGCGCGGCCGCAGGGACCCCCACCACCGGCGAGGGCACCCGCAGGCCGTCATCAGGTTCGGCTACGGGCCGTACGTCCCCGGCACTCCCCGCCGACCGGCGGCGGAGCTGGAGATCAGGTGA
- the pflA gene encoding pyruvate formate-lyase-activating protein, translated as MDGAISSWDLSVGVDGPGSRFVVFTAGCPLRCRYCQNPETWRMRDGRRVPADEIMAEIGRYRRFISVAGGGVTISGGEPLLQPRFTAELLRRCHEDGLHTALDTSGLLGVRATDAMLADTDLVLLDIKSFDPATYRRVTGGPVEPTLRFARRLAGLGRPTWVRFVLVPGLTDAPANVDALAGFVAGLGNVERVDVLPFHRMATGKYDRLGLRFPLAGVAPPDQALLDRVHAQFRAHGVVSV; from the coding sequence GTGGACGGCGCGATCAGCTCCTGGGACCTGTCGGTCGGCGTGGACGGCCCCGGCAGCCGGTTCGTCGTCTTCACCGCGGGCTGCCCGCTGCGCTGCCGCTACTGCCAGAACCCGGAGACCTGGCGGATGCGCGACGGCCGCCGGGTCCCCGCCGACGAGATCATGGCCGAGATCGGCAGGTACCGGCGCTTCATCTCGGTCGCGGGCGGCGGGGTGACCATCAGCGGCGGCGAGCCGCTGCTGCAGCCCCGCTTCACCGCCGAGCTGCTGCGCCGCTGCCACGAGGACGGCCTGCACACCGCGCTCGACACCTCCGGCCTGCTCGGCGTCCGCGCCACCGACGCGATGCTCGCCGACACCGACCTCGTGCTGCTCGACATCAAGTCCTTCGACCCGGCCACCTACCGGCGGGTGACGGGCGGGCCGGTGGAGCCGACGCTGCGCTTCGCCCGCCGCCTCGCCGGCCTGGGACGGCCCACCTGGGTGCGGTTCGTCCTGGTCCCCGGCCTCACCGACGCGCCCGCGAACGTGGACGCGCTGGCCGGCTTCGTGGCCGGCCTGGGCAACGTCGAACGGGTCGACGTGCTGCCCTTCCACCGCATGGCCACCGGCAAGTACGACCGCCTCGGCCTGCGCTTCCCGCTCGCCGGCGTCGCGCCGCCCGACCAGGCGCTGCTCGACCGCGTGCACGCGCAGTTCCGCGCGCACGGCGTGGTCTCCGTCTGA